Genomic window (Vidua macroura isolate BioBank_ID:100142 chromosome 3, ASM2450914v1, whole genome shotgun sequence):
ccaaacaactccCCCCAATAACTAGTAGCTACagattacttaaaaaaaaaaaaaaaaaagagggaaaagttCTCAAATGAAAGGAAGGTGGCAAATTTACACAACACACTCTTTAATGATGGGATGCGGTCACAAACATCAAAACAAGAGACGGTAAAAGGAAGCTGCAGGGACACGCCCTATAAAGCAAGCTTATTGAGTAGTTACCTGACTCTGTTGCTAAATGGTGAAGTATCAGTTGGCTTAACAGAACTTCTAAAATACTTCTTCTCCAAatttcactttcctttttatAGGGGTTCCAGTCCTGCATCTGATTCCATCCCCTTTTCCTGCAGTATGGCACACCATGAAGGACACAGAAGAAAACCTTGACAAAGCCACTATTGACAATCTCAACAAAATCCTGCAAGTGTTTGTACTGGAATATCTCAACCTTTGACAGACAAAACATCAACAAATTGTACTCCATTCACACTACTGTTTGCCCACCTTCACATTTGCTATTTAATTGCACTGGAGAGtacaattttcttctttggtgaagaaaaatgtgataGCTCTTGCTAGACTGATTATTGATTGAGCTGTTCATGGCCCATTGATCCAGTCACCAAATAAGATACCATTAAATAAGACCTAGTTCAGCCTGGAAAGAATTTATCTTTCCATGTGTTGtctctgaataaaaaaaaactccagaatCTTTCCAGATTGTTATAATTGTCTTTTGTCATGTATTATGATTCCAGGAGGGAATGCCTCATGACTTAATTATATGATACAGTTTTTACAAGGTGTGACCTACTTTTGCAGTGTTATGGAAATTTATGCCATGTTATCAAAAGAGGCAAAAATCACACCATAGCAGACTTCTTCTTTGGGCTGAACTAAACCACCTCATGCTGAAATGAGTTGCTAGAACTCCTGACACACAGATGTGATTTTTAATCCTCTCTGgtccctctcctccttcccctacAAAGGCGACTGCAAGGGTTTTTCTCTGCAGACAGCTGACCACCAGAAAACAGAACAATAACCCAAATTCAGTTTTGCCCTATCATTTGTTGCATACTTGTTGATGGATACTTGTTGGTCGTAGGGGGTGATGCTAACAGGAAGGTATGTGGGGGTTTCCCTGTGCTCTCACTGCAACACAGGAGATATAAACAAAAGATCAGGTGGTGTGTGGGAGCAATGACCCAGTACACACCATTCAGTCACACGAGAATCATTTGCAATTTGacccaaaaaaacctcccaacCACCACCCACCTGCTGGTTTTAATACACACTACAACAAAAATAATCATACAAGGAAAGTGTTCACTTTAGAAACTATAGTTTAtctaaatacaattttaaaggcaaagtgctatcaaaaataaaatgttattaaaagcAAGACAACAGTTTAGGCACCAAAAAGATAGCAATTTAAAAATCCTGTGTTTTTTCATTCCTTACTGGAATTATTCAATAGATTTAGTGTAACACTGGCAAAAAGAAAGCCTGGAATGAGATCAATGAAAGACAGAAGAACAATATTCAAAAGCTACTGACAGAAATATAGTGCAAAAAGGATGagagcattttaaagaaaaaaaaatcaagctgatAGGAGATgaactgagaggaaaaaagtcaGTATTTTACTGTTCCAAACTTATTCCCTGCAAAGTTCTATATCCTCAATATCCTGAGCAAAGAGATCTAAAAAGGAGGTAAGCAAGTTATAGGCATGTCAGATTTGGCCTGTATTTTACCATTTTCCTAAAGCAAGTATTTTGGAGCCTAAGACAATATTTACATCCATATTATGACATTGTTACAGAAATAGGTATTTACAGCAATgaaaatttgtaaaattttatttttacaggatggcctgaaaattaaatttaatctgattttaaatttaattctgatttgGTAGCTCAAGatgaaacaaaagcattttgtgttttcctaTCACTTTAACATCGGTGAGAAACATTTGTCTTACTTGCAACTTCTGAAATAGAATACTATGAAAATTTAAAGATTAGACAGATATCTTTATTTTCAGGTATTACTGTATACCTGTGTAAATATATCAAAGCTTCTTGAACTCTTTGCAATCATATTCTCTTCTACTTCAGCCTATGAGAAAATAGCCtagaaaattacattaaatcTTCTGAAGTTTGAATACTTTGAGCAGTATAAGGCACCTTCATACCCCCCTAAGTGGCCAAGAAAGGTAACAGAATggctaaatatagaaatattaaaCATGAATTACTGTGGCTGATTTGTTTTGGTGAACTCTTGTGGTATTTCATATTTTGCAGGActtctgaaaaatgcagtacACGTTTGCAGTGTGGACTGCTACTCTGCCTCTTTGAGAATGTGGAAGTTAACTTAAAACATGCTTCATTGTGAAATGTTGGATCAGAGGGTTGTTAGAACTAGGAAAGgcctgtttttttaaaaatctctatGAAGACTTAGTTGAAACCATAATTTAACCACGTAGTACACCAAATCATGTCAATTTTGTCACTAAATTTTTACTGCCTGAGCATGCAGCTCTTGAGTTATGTTTATTCAGTCCAAGGAAATGAAATACAGGTTGCTGTAATATGATTCAATATTCCTCAAAATGTGAAGAAAGCATGAAaaggcttgctttttttttttttcttcactctctgggttttgtgttttggggtttttttttggtacaggAAAAAGGGGCCATCTCCTAACTGGATGCTAGCCCTGGAAAAGTTTACTTAAAGAGGGAAGGGTCATCATCTTAGCAATTTATATGATCcatcattcatttaaaaaataattgctggAAGGAAAACTTACATCAACCCAGTAACCGTGTGAATCCAAGAATCTAAGCTCTCAAAAGCACAAGAAGTAGTCAGTAAGGCAGACATGGCACAAGGTGGGTTTTCATTCCTACTACGGCAGGGGAGAATATGCAGGTATGACAAAGTCAAAGCTATTTCAGAAAAtgcccagaaaacaaaaatacaagtgAAGAGACCAGGACTGGTATCTCTTCTACTCTCAGTTTCAACACCGAGTATGACTAAATATCCAAATCCATTTGGTCTGGACAAGCACAGGACAGATAATCAGATAATTCAGAATTCAGAGAGAGGCTTTGTGTTGAAAAATCCATGGCTGGATagtttctccttccctgctggatGGTGGCAGCAAGGGTTAGAAATCAATAGAGGACTTCAGTTAATCAGTGGAATTGCTGCACAGGTTCTCTCCTTGAAAAGGATTTGTCGCATCTCAGTCAAGGGGAAGGGGATAAAAATCAGTTTACCAGCCACAAAAGGCTGTCACTGGCTTTGTGTACCAAAGGTATCCGTGGTTACCACCCGGGTTACGGGAATGCAGAATAGAATGAACTCAAGAGCCATCACTCAACACgtaaagctgaaaaaaacccatattcTGGTAGTTATTTGTTTTGTAATAGGAGCTCTGGCTCCTTCTGTATCAGGACAAGGCAGTTTCTCACAAGAATCTGAAGCCAAATAATGGTACATGCCCCTCAAACTCTCTAAAGCTGGATGCATTTACCTACAAGTGATGTGATCCTGTGCTATCACTGCTGGAACAACTTAAGTGGGTAAAAGGGGGTAACAATGCCAAATCCTCTGGCAGATGGAAATGACAGCAAGTACCAGTCCTCTCTTCTCTCTAGCTGAGACAGCATTCCTAGTATTAGGAATGAAGATGACATAAATTATCAATTCTTATTCACTATGTATCAAATAAACATTTAGATTGTGACCACCTAACAGCAAAACACAgttagaaaagggaaaatgtacaaaaaaaCCACGCTCTACAGAATTATTCCAAGGACCCCACTCTACACTGGTAGTAGACCCAGCAAAACAGTTCTGAAGTTTGACATACCTGCTCATTGAGACTGAAGTATCACCCGAGAGCATCACTTAAACAATATATACAGAAAGATAACTATAAAATCTTGTACACAAATTACCACTTTTTCCTTGTCATTTACAAATgacactgattttattttcctcatatAAAAGGAGACATTTTACTCTGTGCTGATTTAACAAATGTTCTAATATAATCATAACAATAAAGCAGCTAAAAAGCTGTTCTAATATCTAAAAGAATCTGCACATATGATATATACTGTAAACAATCActcaaaaaagtatttttgttaaAGTGATTATATTGCACTCAGAATTCCTGGATTCTCACCCtcccttttcattttaaatcagAGATcagcttcattttttaataaaatggagATTTAATTTTCTACTGAAAACGAGTAAACATGCATTCAATATAATACAATGTAttgaaaatatcagaaaaagagCATGTGATTATGAAACCGGAGTAAGGAACAGCTCTTAACCAGGCCACACAAGAGTAGTGTATTGTAAACATTCTGCTGGCTCTAAGGTGTTGCAGATGTTGTAGAAAGTGCAGTCCAGTTCAGCATCCAAGAGGTACAGAGAATCTGTTCAAGTGTTCTGTACTTCAGTGAATTTCCATGCAGCCATGGCACATGTAATAGACTCACAGAAAGACAGGATAATGGACCACAGGTGATTACTGAGTTAATACTGACCTCATAGAAACAGAGCCAATCATTGTAATTTCATTGCAATCTTTAAATGGAAGTTTGCCAGGTCATTACATTTTCTAACAGAGCAATTAAATTTCCACTCTCACTGCAAATGAAGTACAGAACTAGATTCTCTACTTGTAGCTTACATAGACAGTGTCCCAGTGGCAGTCTGGGCACTACCCTCAGCCTCAAACATCCCCAGAAGATACATCTCCATCATGCAGAATGCCACCTTGTTTCTGCAAGAATGACTCCCTCCTCCAAGCACTGGCTCAAGAAACACAGGTCatagagagagggggaaaaacagaaaaaaagaggaatgcAATATtcttacacagaaaaataaatcctcagCCAGTGAAGAGGCCACAGatctttaaaattcaaatgaaGGCTGTTTTCTCCACTCAGATCTACATAAGAAAGATTTCTTTATCAAAGCAATTATCTTCGGTAACATAGTATCTTTGGAATCCCTGAGATACTACAGCTCCATGTAACCACCTCACGGAAGTGGAGTGACTGACTTAACACACAGATAAACAAGGTGGAAGCCAATATATAGCACCCTGAGTTGCAAGTGGAACAACAGGAATAGGCAACCCATTCCTAGATGGCCAAGAGACGCAGAAGAATGTGCAGAGGAGCAATTGTAATGTAGATACTGCACAGGGGGACAGAAAAAAAACGGAAGTATTTCTAAAAGGCCTTTCCCTGTTGtcagagcagagaaggaaaagacagCAACAACAGGGAAGAGCTCTCTGAGAAAGGCCCTGGAGAAATGTGGACACCTCAATGTACAGTAGGACAGTAATACAAAAGCAGAGACAAGTTAAGTGGTCTCGTTGCAAGTGTGCCCCAAAGGTTAAGCACTCCAGCAGTGACTATGAACTCTCAGCGATCACTGATCTGTACTCTGGATATAAACCaggaatataaataaatgacttttcccactggaactataaaaaaaataaaaagaggaaaatacaaagTCACAATCAAATCACAGAATACTCCCCATAGTCAAAAATGAAATACTGGCTTCAGAAACAACAGTCATCTGTTCTGTATCCTCAACAGGGTTAATTGTAAAAAAGAGGTGCTTGTAAAATCTTaagttttaagtattttatttcccaGTATATTGCTAAATAATTTTGCAGTTAAACCAAAACGTAAGAAATATCAGAGATGAGTATGGAATACTTACAACTAGAAAATGGTTGCTGAACCATCTGAATTTCTATAAAAGCatcaataaaaatgtaaaaacacGGTCTCGCAAAATCAATTACAATCTGAAATGCCAGATTGTCTTCACAATGGCCATAACATGAATATTGATGGATTTTTGCAACCAGAAACCAACTGTGATTTGACCCAAGCATGGCTTAATACAGCAATCAAACATGTCTGAAAACTGGGACTTGTATTTCCGCCATTTCCTATTCTCTCAGCTATTCAGCATCCAGTAATTctcattagggaaaaaaaaatgctacctGGTCACAATTTTATTCTCTTATGGAGTTGTGCTGCATCTCAATACATTCTTGgataaatgaagaaaagtggATAAAAAAGATGAGTAGAAATAGACACCCTATAAAAACTACTTGTAAAGTATTGTAAATCTGCAAAATATCTGTGGCATTACACAGGCTACTGCtgatgcaaaggaaaaaactgtTATTTAACCACTTCATGAATATGAACAATGCACTTGTTCCCAGCCATTCAGAATGATGTGACATTCcaaatgtttataaaaattgGGTAATAAAAGAATTAAGTCAATACCCttaagaataataaataatggTGTTTATTACGGTCGGGGCTGACCACGAGCGTTTGTTCCATATCTGCCTGGGACATTTGCAAAACCAGTTCTGAATCCTTGAGCTGCTCCCACTCCTGGTATTCCAAGTCCTTGATTGAGTACACTGCTGTAGGGTGCAGATCCATGATTAAACCCCAATCCATAGGGCTTTGTCTGAGTGTTTAAAAGGATGACTGGACTCACATTTTTGCCTGGTGTGTTAAAAGAGAATTCTGGTGGTGGGCTGCTGGGCTTAGCTGGAGTGGAGGTAACAGGGTTCAAATTGTCAGCAGCTTTCAAAGATGGCATTGGAATAATGTGATGATCCGAAAGGTTCAGAATATTGTTTGCAATAGGCACAGATGATAAGGTAGGTCTGATCCAGTCATCTTTGAAAATCTGAACAGTCAAGGTAGAGACCAATGTGTATAATCTGTTAGTGACATGGGCAAGTACCATTTGCTCATTTGCATCTCTCCGAATTCGGACATGGACTGATCCAGCCTAGAAAGTGATAAAAACAAGTTGGCTGTTAATTGTCACTCCAATAAAGACTCCCCACATGGATTCAAGAGGAGACAAATTACCCTGCAGAGAATTACACAAAGACCTTTTGCAGTGGAAACTACTGACTAAATTAAGAACCTTATTACAGGATACATTCTGATCTTTCCTAATGTGTTGCTCTCTTATGAACACATCAAGATCATAATTCAGGAAAAGTGAGTCTTAGAACCAAACTATACAATATAACATGTGTTGGCAGGAAAGGCAACAACTGGAGAAAAATGGCTCAAAAGAACAAAGTGCAAATTTAGGCATAAGTGGCAGAACAGTAAACTGAAAGGTATTTTTACatcagaaaaagagaacagatgCCTTTTTTGCTATTTGAAGAAGGGTAGCATACTGTAAGAAACCAGCGAAGAAATATTCTAAGTCTTAATTTTCCAGCTGTCACAAAATACCTGCATCAACTTAGGAATAACCAAGTTCTGTGTGATCATTCTGTATCACAAAAAATACCCCTTCATTTCTTTCAGCTTTCAGAATTATTGCTACACAACTGTAATTATTCTCTTCTACCTTCTGCCCtagaaatgctgaaaacacaATTCTACTGTCTATTGAAGGCCTTTGGTGCTTGAAGGGCTACAGTTATTTCTCTCTTCCTAGATAATTTACACTAACACcccattttgaaaaatgttttttccattgTCATTTTCTTCACtccaaaatatgaaagaaatctACAGTTGCAAAAATGCATGCTTTAAGCCAGAACATACATTAATAATATTAACCAACaacaaagctttaaaaaaatgtaaaggacAGAGGAAGAGAAGTTTTGCAATAAAGCACCTGGACTGAGTACTAACTCCATAACATCTTTTTATAGttaatatttcagaagaaatatctTACtttatgtaaattttaaaaataaagcagtatcTGACAACAAAGCCTAGAAAGTTAATAAAGGTATAACTTACCAAAGTGCCAAAACCTAATGTCCAGAAATGCTCATTTCGAACTTCCAACACACCATCCAAAGTTGAAACCTAATTTTACACAAACATCcacaaatatgaaaataaattagaagtTTCGAATCCctttagaaatgtatttttgtacaaaactgaattacaaataattttcagtagTGAAATAAAAACTCCATACAGAGAACAGATGATGTCTGTTAATGTCACTAATGCTTATCTAACGCACTTGTGCTACCCTTAAACACCCAAATCAATCAAAAAAGTTTTAAGAAACGTATTTCAAGTAACTCTTGCTGCCAAACTGAAGTATGTTCTCATCTTGTCGTGCTGTAATTCAACACCTGtactccttttcctccttcaacTCACATTTGTAAACCACTTCAATAGTAGctcaaatttaaataaaaacagccTGCACTACTTAAATAGATTTGTTCCAGATACCTAAAAGACAGTATTCATCTTGGAAAGCAAGATTCATATTTTCTATATGcagctaaaaaaataattttagcaaaTTTCTTGGACTGGtcagaaaaattcttcacaTTCCTGAATACTTATTAGCTGTACACACTGTGCTATGTCTTATACACTGACTTACCTCTCTAAGAAGTTTATCTAACTGGCCAATCACATGAGGTGGGGTTGTCTTCAAAAAGaagaagtaaagaaaatacaagttATAATAAAGATTAACTGGTCCTGTTGAACTAAGAGAGCCTTTAAGTCTGGTCTACCCACACAAGAGACCAATggcattttcattaaaatcttaTGACTTCGTGATGCATATTTGCACAACCTTTAACATTCTTGTAGCACATCACAAATTCCCATAGGAATATTTCCTATTTGCAAGCTTAAAACAGatttcaagggtttttttttaaatgaggcCATttaacaaaaccacaaaatctgTTGATTTGTAAGGCTGCCTTACCTGAAGTAGTACTTTCCCGCTGTAGACACTCATGGGATACATGGTACCAAATGTCATCAAAGCAATTGCTATAGCAGAGGCTGTGTCCACAGCAAAATAATTGCTAGGGAGAAAGagcaattttaaagaaacactgGTATATACATTTTTGAAAGGCAGAACAACTtacttatgatttttttctcattcttttaaattatataagCTTACAGAATTTTACGCATACTAATCTCATTTGAACTCTCATTCATCTTGGACAATAGACAGATGCATCCATAGAGTTGCAATGCCATTCATATAAAATGCAGCTCTACATCAAACCATTGCTTTcatgtaaaaaatgtattttcccacAGACTGGATAAAAAAAGAGCTactgttttaaaacaataacTGCACATACTTGATTTCAATGAGCATATATGTAATGCAAAGAGCCAGAGCTCCAGCAATATCAATCAAGACAAAAGGGTTCATCCGTGGCAGAAAGATGCTACTCAATCCTGGGATGATTCCACAAATACtgcaacaaaacagaaaaagcagttgTCAGCCAGCTTTCATCACTACTTTGAAATTCCAAAATTACACACATCATTTAGCATTTGACTTCTAACACACCTTGCCATCATAGCATATGATGAGCACTGTAAAGGCCCCACTAATTCTGCTCAAATGCTGCTGTCAGCAAAAATTAatcatgtgtttttttctgggaacACAGCTCTTATGATATAGCTGTATCAGCTGTCCACAACACAAGTGCTTCATGGGTTCAATACTGGTATTACAGAGATGTACATAGCGAGAGATTTGTGTATCACCTGTCTTCAATTCATCTGCCACCTTGGCGTGGAAAAGCATCCTAAAGTCAAAGCTAACTAATTCATGGAGTCTGAAAGGAGGAAGCAGACCAGCTAGTTGCATAAGAGGAGACCAAAAAATGCATGAGGGAATGCTGGGAAAATTACTTATTTATAGCTATTTCCTGTCAATGAGAGTATGAAAAACGAAAGGAGTTTCTGTACTTCCCACTGTGCATGTCATGTCCTGGAAAATTTCAAGGCAAAGACAACATGAAATGTTTTGTTGCTATGGTTAAAGCCAACATCTGTTTAGACATCATGTGCTGGCCTGCTTCTGTAAGAATTTTAATCAATATAATTATATACAGGTGCAGATATTTTTAATCAGCATTGCTTCACATAACACATCTGAAATAGCTCCATACATACtaatactatttttttattcttattggTTTAACTGTATACAGGCTATCTCAAAACCCAGTAGAAATTATATTACTCTTGATCTGGGACCCCTTCAAGTTATCTATCAGTGTCCTTCCCCTTAAAACTGCGTTTCTAGACCAGTAAGAGGAAAGCTGTGCTACTGTCTGTGATTGGTATCcacctttttttgcttttacagtAAAACTTGGGCAAGCTAATTATTAGTCTTCCAAGAATATTTCACAGATTTTGGTTCTGATGCTGTAACATCTTATACCCATATAAAATCAATTCTTCTGTTATCAAGTCAGCATTCTCTGCTTTCCTTAACTGTAAAAAAGATCACAAGATGCATAAACAGATGGGTTTTGAAGCATACTTAACGTGTTTTACAACTTggtttaacatttttcttttgatactGACAGATAGTTGGAAGAATGTGTATGGATTAAAATAAACTTCCCCGACATCTGACAAAACTATTTGCAAACAATGTTATCTTGCATTCAGATAGTCAATACAAGCAAGACAGTTAACAGACAAGATGAATGAGCAACACTGCTTATATCCCTGGAAGACATGGACTTTCCAGCTTCCTGCTGGACAGGTGAGGAGTTTCCA
Coding sequences:
- the SLC30A6 gene encoding zinc transporter 6 isoform X3, whose protein sequence is MWCSSTNSIALTAYTYLTIFDLFSLVTCLISYWVMMKKPSPVYSFGFERFEVLAVFASTVLAQLGALFILKESAERFLEQPEIHTGRLLVGTFVALFFNLFTMLSIKNKPFAYVSEAASTSWLQEHVADLSRSICGIIPGLSSIFLPRMNPFVLIDIAGALALCITYMLIEINNYFAVDTASAIAIALMTFGTMYPMSVYSGKVLLQTTPPHVIGQLDKLLREVSTLDGVLEVRNEHFWTLGFGTLAGSVHVRIRRDANEQMVLAHVTNRLYTLVSTLTVQIFKDDWIRPTLSSVPIANNILNLSDHHIIPMPSLKAADNLNPVTSTPAKPSSPPPEFSFNTPGKNVSPVILLNTQTKPYGLGFNHGSAPYSSVLNQGLGIPGVGAAQGFRTGFANVPGRYGTNARGQPRP
- the SLC30A6 gene encoding zinc transporter 6 isoform X1 — protein: MNGRSTARRQTRPLYPKAGLRLSLPPAGEERGKGGLGRTSRGIGIGTEPQAAPAGRRFRHVSRRARWLPRRREPLPPLPASHGAVSSAAGSNMGTIHLFRKSQRSLVGKLTHEFRLVAADRRSWKILLFGAINLICIGFLLMWCSSTNSIALTAYTYLTIFDLFSLVTCLISYWVMMKKPSPVYSFGFERFEVLAVFASTVLAQLGALFILKESAERFLEQPEIHTGRLLVGTFVALFFNLFTMLSIKNKPFAYVSEAASTSWLQEHVADLSRSICGIIPGLSSIFLPRMNPFVLIDIAGALALCITYMLIEINNYFAVDTASAIAIALMTFGTMYPMSVYSGKVLLQTTPPHVIGQLDKLLREVSTLDGVLEVRNEHFWTLGFGTLAGSVHVRIRRDANEQMVLAHVTNRLYTLVSTLTVQIFKDDWIRPTLSSVPIANNILNLSDHHIIPMPSLKAADNLNPVTSTPAKPSSPPPEFSFNTPGKNVSPVILLNTQTKPYGLGFNHGSAPYSSVLNQGLGIPGVGAAQGFRTGFANVPGRYGTNARGQPRP
- the SLC30A6 gene encoding zinc transporter 6 isoform X2 encodes the protein MWKAYFFEGRAEQRTTRRLDPPRKGRQVSWQGTIHLFRKSQRSLVGKLTHEFRLVAADRRSWKILLFGAINLICIGFLLMWCSSTNSIALTAYTYLTIFDLFSLVTCLISYWVMMKKPSPVYSFGFERFEVLAVFASTVLAQLGALFILKESAERFLEQPEIHTGRLLVGTFVALFFNLFTMLSIKNKPFAYVSEAASTSWLQEHVADLSRSICGIIPGLSSIFLPRMNPFVLIDIAGALALCITYMLIEINNYFAVDTASAIAIALMTFGTMYPMSVYSGKVLLQTTPPHVIGQLDKLLREVSTLDGVLEVRNEHFWTLGFGTLAGSVHVRIRRDANEQMVLAHVTNRLYTLVSTLTVQIFKDDWIRPTLSSVPIANNILNLSDHHIIPMPSLKAADNLNPVTSTPAKPSSPPPEFSFNTPGKNVSPVILLNTQTKPYGLGFNHGSAPYSSVLNQGLGIPGVGAAQGFRTGFANVPGRYGTNARGQPRP